In Ailuropoda melanoleuca isolate Jingjing chromosome 4, ASM200744v2, whole genome shotgun sequence, the following proteins share a genomic window:
- the CXCR6 gene encoding C-X-C chemokine receptor type 6, translating into MFTRTHAMEEDDYVDPAFFNTSSNGSQEHERFLKFHKFFLPSMYLVVFVCGLLGNSLVLVVHIFYQKLRSLTDVFLMNLPLADLVFVCTLPFWAYASIHEWVFGNVLCKTLLGIYTLNFYTSMLILTCITADRFVAVVRATKAYNQQARRMAWGKAMCLVIWVISLLVSLPQIIYGNVRSLDKLICGYHDEEITTVVLATQMTLGFFLPLLAMAVCYSVIIKTLLRARGFRKHKSLKIIFLVVAVFLLTQTPFNLVKLLRSTSWEYHTMTSFHYATVVTEAIAYLRACLNPVLYAFVGLKFRRNVWKLMKDIGCLPYLGVVSQWKSSEDASKTCSASHNVEATSMFQL; encoded by the coding sequence ATGTTCACAAGAACGCACGCCATGGAGGAGGACGACTACGTCGACCCCGCGTTCTTCAACACTTCCAGTAATGGCAGCCAGGAGCACGAACGCTTCCTGAAGTTCCACAAGTTCTTTCTGCCCTCCATGTACCTGGTGGTGTTCGTCTGTGGCCTGCTGGGGAACTCTCTGGTGCTGGTCGTCCACATCTTCTACCAgaagctgaggagcctgacggaCGTGTTCCTGATGAACCTGCCCTTGGCCGACCTGGTGTTTGTCTGCACGCTGCCCTTCTGGGCCTACGCGAGCATCCACGAGTGGGTCTTCGGCAACGTCTTGTGCAAAACCCTGCTGGGCATCTACACTTTGAACTTCTACACGTCCATGCTCATTCTCACCTGCATCACCGCGGACCGCTTCGTTGCCGTGGTTCGGGCCACCAAGGCCTACAACCAGCAGGCCAGGCGGATGGCCTGGGGCAAGGCCATGTGCTTGGTCATCTGGGTCATCTCCTTGCTGGTTTCCCTGCCGCAGATCATCTACGGCAACGTCCGCTCTCTCGACAAGCTCATCTGTGGTTATCACGACGAGGAGATTACCACTGTCGTGCTCGCCACGCAGATGACACTGGGGTTCTTCCTGCCGCTGCTCGCCATGGCTGTGTGCTACTCGGTCATCATCAAGACCCTGCTTCGTGCCCGAGGCTTCCGGAAGCACAAGTCTCTGAAGATCATCTTCCTGGTGGTGGCTGTGTTCCTGCTGACCCAGACGCCCTTCAACCTCGTGAAGCTCCTCCGTAGCACGAGCTGGGAGTACCACACCATGACCAGCTTCCACTACGCCACCGTCGTCACAGAGGCCATCGCCTACCTGCGGGCCTGCCTTAATCCTGTGCTCTATGCCTTCGTTGGCCTGAAGTTTCGGAGGAACGTCTGGAAACTCATGAAGGACATTGGCTGCCTCCCTTACCTGGGGGTCGTGAGTCAATGGAAGTCTTCCGAGGATGCTTCCAAGACTTGTTCCGCCTCTCACAACGTGGAGGCCACCAGCATGTTCCAGCTGTAG